CCCTCAACACGTAGGCCTTCCCTATTTCGAACTTGTAGTCCATCTCGTTAGTTATTGGAGGAGAGTACTCCCTTCCCATTCTGTAGTAGGTAGGACCTCTTTCCTTAATCACCACTGGCAAACTCCTTATAACGTCTGCTGGGTCTGCAGGCACGATAACCTTGAAGTTGGTCAATGTCCTCATTAGCGCTATATCCTCAAGGGCCTGGTGACTCGAGCCATCTCCACTGTCGCTGTAGCCCGAGTGGGTCACGAAGATCTTCACGTTCATGTTCATCCTACTTATGGTGTTCCTTATCTGCTCCCACGCCCTCATCGTGAACATCGCAAAGTCCACTACAGCAGGATTTTTGCCTACTGCCGATAGCCCAGCGGCGAAGTTAACCATGTCTTGCTCCGATATACCAACGTTAAAGTACCTGTCTGGGAACTTCTCCTTGAAGTAGGACGCCCTGGTCGAGTCGCCAACGTCCGCAGTTATCACTACCAGCTCTGGGTCCTCTTCGCCTAGCTTTACGAGCGTCTTTCCGAAGGCCTCACGAATTGATAAGGTACTCCCTTGCAACATTAGGACTCGCCCTCTGCTTCTTGGTGTTCTCTATGGGCGTGAAGCCCTTACCTCTAAGCGTTTTGGCGAATATTACAACTGGTTTCCTTGCCTTGAGAGCTTCTTCAACGGTGTTCACTAAGCTCATTATGTCGTGCCCATCGCACGAGAAGACTTCCCACCCCACTGCCTTCCATACGTCCTTGAGGTATCCCTTTGGCTTCACTTCCTCCGTCGAAGCGTCCAACTGGTAACCGTTTAGCTCTATGAACGCAACTATGTTGTCAAGCTTCCTCGCAACTGCATGCGTCATTGCTTCCCAGATCTCTCCTTCGTCCTGCTCCCCGTCCCCCATTATTACGAACACTCTTCCAGTGCCCTTATTCATCTTTATGCCGGTAGCGACGCCAACGCCGAAGCTTAGCCCTTGCCCTAAACTACCCGTCGACATGTCCACTCCAGGGATGAAGATCTCAGGGTGCCCCTGGAGAAGGCCGTTTATGCTCTGTATCTTCCACAGCTCTTCCTCTGGGATTAGCCCCTTCTCGTGGAGAACAGCGTACAGGGCGGGAGCAGCGTGTCCCTTGCTGAGTATTAACCAGTCCCTGTTTACTGGGTCTTTCCCGTCCCTTATGTATTTGAAGAGAAGAGTAGTGAGTATCTCTATGCTACTTAACGAGGAACCGACGTGAAGAGACTGGTCGTAGAACTGCATCCTAATGACGTTCTTCCTTGCCCTTTCTGCCTTTTCCCTTAACTTGTTTAGTTCCTCTATTGATATTGGAGTTCCATCACTTCCACCCATTGGTGTTGCATTTTACCCCTAGGTATAGAATAACTCTTATTTTTTAAGCTTTCATTATTTCTCATGGAACGTTACTCTAGGCAGCTGCTGGCCCTTGGTTTAGAAGTACAACAGAGGATTTCGTCCCTTAAGGTCCTTGTTGTGGGATGCGGCGCTTTAGGCAGTACTCTCTCGGACATGTTGGTAAGGCTTGGGGTAAAGGAGATAACAGTGGTTGACGCAGACGTTGTAGAGTTGTCTAATCTGCACAGGACAAGGATATTCACCGAGGAGGACGTAATGAGGCCAAAGGCTTTAGCGTGCAAGGACTACTTGTCCAAGGTAAACAGGGAGGTTAAGGTAAACGCTGTAGTAGACGTGGTTGACGCGGAAAACGTAGAGGAGCTGGTCAGGGGCAAAGACGTAGTATTCGACGCGTTAGACAACGTAAACTACAGGCTGATCCTAAACGACGCGTGCGTTAAGAACAACGTACCCCTCATATACGCAGGGGTCGGAGGGGAGTACGCTTCTGCCAAGCTGGTCGTCCCTGGGAAAACGGCCTGCCTCTCGTGCTTCTTGGAGCCAGTGGACTCCCCCAACGCCTGCGAGACCATTGGCACCACTATAGCTACTGTAGACGCCATAGCTTCCGTACAGATCCAACTCCTCATCAACTACTTAAGAGGGAAAGAGGACGACGAAATGATAATCCTTGACATGTCCAACTTGTCGATGGAGAGGGTAAAAATGAGCAGGAATCCCAAGTGCGAGGCGTGCTCCCTCCACGAGTACAGATACCTCAACTACAAGTTCACTTCGTGTGGACTGTTCAGGTATCCTAGAGTTTCAGGCACATTGACGTACAGTTCAGGGGACGTGGAAGTCTACAAGGTAGGCGATGGAGTACTCCTTTGCTATGGAGAAAAGTGTTATAAGAAAACCACTAAGTAAATAATTGTGAAACTGAAATATATCGTAGCGGCCCTACTTCCAGTCCTTGCAATTGTAGTCTACACGGTAGTCCTCAAAGTAAACGTTCTCGAAACAGCAAGGACGATGTCCCCGCAGTTGATCTTGGCTTTCCTCCTTTCTTACCTGGGGCAAGTTGCCATAATAGCCTTTAGGGATAGGAAACTGGTAGGAGTGTCCTTCTTCAACGCGTTTAAGGCGAGGCTATTGGGTAACGCAGTAAGCCTCCTTATTCCTGGGTGGGTTGGACAGGAGTTGACTAGGGCGTTGATTTACAACAAGCAAGGGGTAGACTTGGTTAGGGCGTTCTCGCTTTCAATCTTGGAGGGCTACTTTGACGTGACCACTGGGACAGCTATGTTCCTTGTCCTCCTTTACTTCATCCCCGTGAAATACATCTATATAGAGATAATATACGTACTTTACGCTGTAGGAAACCTGATTGGCTGGCTTTCTGGGATCACATATGTCTTCTTCACCGCAAACAAGGCAGTGAAAATAGAGCAGGCGATAATTAAGCTGGCTGGATTCGAGAAATATCATTTCATCTTTGAGACAGGGAAAAAGGCAATGAAGGACAGGATAAACTTCACGAACTCAATATATTTTTACTTTTTAACTGCCTTAGGCTACTTGGTCCAGTCATCGCCCTTTTATCTTATAAGGCCGAACGTCCTTGAGGACGTGATAATAAACACGACGTTTTTCATTGCATTTCTGTTCCCCATACCTGGTGCAGCTGGAGTCTCAGAGATAGCACTTTCCTTTTACCTTCCTTCCCACTACGTCATCGACGTCGCAATTCTCGGCTTTGTGGAGTTCCTCATGGGCTTTGTCTTCATAGGCGAAATCAACCTTGATGAGCTTAAAAACGAACTAGATAAAATTAAGAAATATGGAGAACTTTATAAGGGACCCTAGTCCACAGGACGCCCTTAAGCTCATTGAATCCCTTTACGCTGAACGCGACCTCTGTTTAAGCATCCCTTACACTCCCGACGCCATACTGTTTTCGGGGGTCATAATGAAGTACTTTAAGGGGGACTTCTTCATCTCCTTTACTGAAAACTGCGAGACAAAGCTTATACAGAGGGGCAGGGACAGGTGGATATCCCATAGGGGCGTGGAAGTATACATAGGCAACTCCTCTTTCTCGTCAACTTTGCCATTGGGCAAGGACGACCTACCATCAATGTTGGCCGGAGTATACTCTAGCGTAATGCTGGAGAGGAGGAGGCTGACGGAGTGGGAGTTAGGAGTAGTGGAAATGGCTAAGGACTTTGGGGTAAGCCTCGAGAAAAACCTCAAGATACCCTCCTACAACGAACTTCCCCTCTTCCTGTCGCTAATGCTCTCAATTGATCCCTACCTCCAGGGAGTGACGGGGAGCAGGGAGAACTCCATAAGCCTCGTGAAAGAGATAGGTCTCGATGAGACCACTAAGCTCGGGGAACTAGGTGAGTCCCATCTCAACACTCTACTCTACAAGATCATGACGTTGGTTATGAAGCTCAACCCGAAGGCAACTAGAGACGACGTTATCTCAGATAAGGTATTCTACATGGGTTACGACCTGACCGAGGTGGCCATGGCAGTCTCGTTCTTCCTAGACAATGTGGGCAGTAAGGCACTTGTACAACTAGCCCTAACCCCTTCCGTCTTGGAAATCTTGGTTGAGAAGACGAGGGAGAGGCTGGCAAAGGGGTTCACCGTGGGCCAAGTATACCAGAAGGGGAAATTCTACGTCGTGGAGACCAGCCTTCCTTCGCCCATGCTCCTCTCCATCGTCGCACAACAAGTAGAGGGCAAACCCGTCAAGCCAGTAGTAATAAAGCTGGGGAACGAATATTACTCCTCTAAGTACTTTTTGGAATCACCAGAGGAGGGACTGATTAAGGTTGATATCAAGGATTAGGATAGAGTACGTCTCCCCTAACTCCGCGGAGATAGTCAAGGCCATTTTACCAGACAACGTCGACCTACCAAGGTCGATGAAGATAAGCGTAAAGGAAGGCGAGGGAAAGGTTACCGTGGAAATAGAGATGGACGTGAATACCCCTAAAGACGTGCTCACTTTAAGGAACACCGCTGACGAGATAATATCCCACATGGATCTAGTCGAAAAGGTAATTGGTGGGGTGGCCTCTAGTGCTTCGGGCGGGGGAGTGAAACGAAAAAGAGGTTCACCGTAGCTAGGGGGACCCTCGCCTCGAAATGGTGTTGTCCCTGACAAAGTCTCGTAACAAGCTAGGACTAAAGGCCCACACAACCAAATTTTAAATACTCCCGGAATAACACTACATTATGCCACTAAGACCTGGAAGATGCTATAGGCACTTCTCTGGACCGGCCTATACTAGAAAGGAGTACATACCGGGAGTCCCTGGACCAAAGATAACCAAGTTCACAATGGGCGACCCAAATAAGGAATACGATTACATGGTAAAGCTCGTGACCAAGCAGGTTGGTCAGATAAGGCATAACGCGCTTGAAGCGGCTAGGGTAATTGTGGTTAAGCAGATCTCCAAGGCAGTAGGGAATGAGACAGACTTCTTCATATGGGTACTTAAGTACCCGCATCACGTAATTAGGGAGAACAAGATGATGGCCTTCGCAGGAGCGGACAGGCTACAGGACGGCATGAGGCTGTCCTTTGGAAAGCCCATTGGGACAGCTGTCAGGATCGAGAGACTGGGAGAGACGTTAATGCTAGCCAAGGTGAAGAAGGAACACCTAGAGGCCGCAAAGAAGGCGTTCAAGGTGGCCATGTCTAAACTTCCTCTTGACACTCAAATAGTCGTAGAGCCCATACAAAAGGCTCAACACAACGCGGGTGCTCAAACCCAGTGAGCTATTTTTTTGACTACGAGAGAATAGTGCAAGAGATCCGGAAAAGAAATGCTAAAAGGGTTCTCCTTCAGTTTCCGGAGGGCCTTAAGCCCTTCTCCACTGACGCCGTAGAGTCCTTAAATAGAAGGCTCCCAGAAGTCGAGTTCGTCATCTCCGGAGAGCCAAGCTGGGGGGCTTGCGACGTAGCTGAAGACGAGGCAAGGATAGTTGGAGTAGATCTAATAGTGCACTTTGGCCACACCCCCTATACGTGGTACTACCCGAAGTTCCCCACCCTTTTCATTGAGGCAGAAAGCAACCTAGACGTGGACGAGGAGGCTGTAAAACAGTTGAAGAACAAGCTTAGGGAATATGGGACAAAAAAAGTCTCCCTAACCTCCACCATACAGCACTATAAGCTCCTCGACAAAATAAGGTACAAGTTAGATGGATTTGAAGTTGTAATAGGTAACCCTTCAAGCCCTTTCATGCACCCTGGACAAGTACTTGGATGCGACTACAAGGCCGCTAACGTGGAAGCAGACGTCTACGTAAACGTATCAGGGGGAGTGTTCCACGCCCTAGGCCTTGGACTTTCCACCTTAAAGCCCACGTTAAAGCTCGACCCGTATACTAACAAGGTCGAGGACTTGACCCAAGAGGTAAACAGGATCCTGAGGGTGAGGTATTCCAAGATAATGAAGGCAATGGACGCTAGGACTTGGGTGATAATTCAAGGCGTAAAGGTGGGGCAAAACAGACCTTTAATGGTGAAGTACCTTGAGAAGAGGCTCAGGGAGATGGGCAACACGGTGTACGTGGTAACCAACAAGGTACTAAACGTAGATGTGCTGAGGAACATAGACAGGAGCAACATAGACGCATACGTAGTCACCTCGTGTCCCAGACTGCCCATAGACGACTTGTACAATTATGAGAAACCCGTCTTGACCCCAGGGGAAGCGAAAATGATAATATTAAACAAGTTAGAACCATATATATTTCCGTGGTAAAAATGAGGAAGCAGAACGAGTTTGTTTTTCCAGGAGAAGAGTTGGCGGTAATAGAGGAGTTCACCCCTGGCGAGAACACCTACGAGGTCGACGGACAGGTGAGGTCCTCAGCCCTCGGCAAGGTGTTCTACGACATGATAAACAGGAGGAGCAACGTCCTAACGCTGAAGAAGCCCCTCCTCTCTACCCTAAAGAAGGCTAGGTACGTGTACGGAGTCGTAGTGGGGGTAAGGGAGGACTCAGCGATTGTGTCCATAAACAGCGTGGAGGAGAAGTTCATTAGCCCCTCCCTGTCTGGGTTCCTCCACGTTTCCCAAATTTCCAACAAGTTCATAGAGAAGATCACCGACTACGTGAAAGCTGGAGACATCATAAGGGCAAGGCCCATGACCTACTAC
The sequence above is drawn from the Candidatus Aramenus sp. CH1 genome and encodes:
- a CDS encoding transketolase family protein yields the protein MLQGSTLSIREAFGKTLVKLGEEDPELVVITADVGDSTRASYFKEKFPDRYFNVGISEQDMVNFAAGLSAVGKNPAVVDFAMFTMRAWEQIRNTISRMNMNVKIFVTHSGYSDSGDGSSHQALEDIALMRTLTNFKVIVPADPADVIRSLPVVIKERGPTYYRMGREYSPPITNEMDYKFEIGKAYVLRDGDDLAIMGAGVVLWDALRAAEELEKMGISVAVINLETIKPIDEATIEYYARKTGRILTIEEHMIYGGIGSAVAEVVVNKYPVPMRFVGATTFGRSARSQRELLDYYGINSQTLVKKALELMK
- a CDS encoding transketolase; translated protein: MGGSDGTPISIEELNKLREKAERARKNVIRMQFYDQSLHVGSSLSSIEILTTLLFKYIRDGKDPVNRDWLILSKGHAAPALYAVLHEKGLIPEEELWKIQSINGLLQGHPEIFIPGVDMSTGSLGQGLSFGVGVATGIKMNKGTGRVFVIMGDGEQDEGEIWEAMTHAVARKLDNIVAFIELNGYQLDASTEEVKPKGYLKDVWKAVGWEVFSCDGHDIMSLVNTVEEALKARKPVVIFAKTLRGKGFTPIENTKKQRASPNVAREYLINS
- a CDS encoding HesA/MoeB/ThiF family protein; this encodes MERYSRQLLALGLEVQQRISSLKVLVVGCGALGSTLSDMLVRLGVKEITVVDADVVELSNLHRTRIFTEEDVMRPKALACKDYLSKVNREVKVNAVVDVVDAENVEELVRGKDVVFDALDNVNYRLILNDACVKNNVPLIYAGVGGEYASAKLVVPGKTACLSCFLEPVDSPNACETIGTTIATVDAIASVQIQLLINYLRGKEDDEMIILDMSNLSMERVKMSRNPKCEACSLHEYRYLNYKFTSCGLFRYPRVSGTLTYSSGDVEVYKVGDGVLLCYGEKCYKKTTK
- a CDS encoding flippase-like domain-containing protein, which produces MKLKYIVAALLPVLAIVVYTVVLKVNVLETARTMSPQLILAFLLSYLGQVAIIAFRDRKLVGVSFFNAFKARLLGNAVSLLIPGWVGQELTRALIYNKQGVDLVRAFSLSILEGYFDVTTGTAMFLVLLYFIPVKYIYIEIIYVLYAVGNLIGWLSGITYVFFTANKAVKIEQAIIKLAGFEKYHFIFETGKKAMKDRINFTNSIYFYFLTALGYLVQSSPFYLIRPNVLEDVIINTTFFIAFLFPIPGAAGVSEIALSFYLPSHYVIDVAILGFVEFLMGFVFIGEINLDELKNELDKIKKYGELYKGP
- a CDS encoding 50S ribosomal protein L16, which gives rise to MPLRPGRCYRHFSGPAYTRKEYIPGVPGPKITKFTMGDPNKEYDYMVKLVTKQVGQIRHNALEAARVIVVKQISKAVGNETDFFIWVLKYPHHVIRENKMMAFAGADRLQDGMRLSFGKPIGTAVRIERLGETLMLAKVKKEHLEAAKKAFKVAMSKLPLDTQIVVEPIQKAQHNAGAQTQ
- the dph2 gene encoding diphthamide biosynthesis enzyme Dph2, whose product is MSYFFDYERIVQEIRKRNAKRVLLQFPEGLKPFSTDAVESLNRRLPEVEFVISGEPSWGACDVAEDEARIVGVDLIVHFGHTPYTWYYPKFPTLFIEAESNLDVDEEAVKQLKNKLREYGTKKVSLTSTIQHYKLLDKIRYKLDGFEVVIGNPSSPFMHPGQVLGCDYKAANVEADVYVNVSGGVFHALGLGLSTLKPTLKLDPYTNKVEDLTQEVNRILRVRYSKIMKAMDARTWVIIQGVKVGQNRPLMVKYLEKRLREMGNTVYVVTNKVLNVDVLRNIDRSNIDAYVVTSCPRLPIDDLYNYEKPVLTPGEAKMIILNKLEPYIFPW
- a CDS encoding exosome complex RNA-binding protein Csl4 yields the protein MRKQNEFVFPGEELAVIEEFTPGENTYEVDGQVRSSALGKVFYDMINRRSNVLTLKKPLLSTLKKARYVYGVVVGVREDSAIVSINSVEEKFISPSLSGFLHVSQISNKFIEKITDYVKAGDIIRARPMTYYIPLSLTIKGKDLGVVYAQCSICGAVLVKQDDEHLRCPNCGNIERRKLGNYMVKKVGNQGN